Below is a window of Methanobrevibacter sp. TMH8 DNA.
TAATGCTAATCAGCATAATAACAATAACAATAATATTGATGAAGAAATTGATGGATTTAATATCTATAATGATTATTATAATTTTTTAGAAACTCCTGGATATGGATATTTAGAAGATCTTTCTTTTCTCTTATCAGGATTTGAAAAAAAATCAAAAAAAGATGTTTTATTATTTATAAATGCAGATTTGCCTTTTGTTTCTTCAGAAATTATTGATAATGTTTTAGAAGAATATTTTAAAAATGATAATCCTGCAATGTCTGTTTTAGTTCCATTATCTATTTGTAATGAATATGGTATTGAACCTTCATGTGTTTTTGAAGATTTGGTCCCTTCTGGATTAAATATTTTAATTAGTCAGAATAAAGTTCAAAAAGAAGAT
It encodes the following:
- a CDS encoding NTP transferase domain-containing protein, translating into MIIAVLMAGGKGKRLNTDIEKPLFKFKDKSLIEYVLKNLKDSKYIEKIVVATSPHTMETNDFLAKNPSFNNANQHNNNNNNIDEEIDGFNIYNDYYNFLETPGYGYLEDLSFLLSGFEKKSKKDVLLFINADLPFVSSEIIDNVLEEYFKNDNPAMSVLVPLSICNEYGIEPSCVFEDLVPSGLNILISQNKVQKEDKLIIPKIELALNINTNEDVKVANYLFDNNLINDYFSQ